The Phycisphaerae bacterium RAS1 genome includes a region encoding these proteins:
- the chbP gene encoding N,N'-diacetylchitobiose phosphorylase — protein sequence MTALVTPDIAVVPGHAGAGVHEYGRFEAEGREFVVTDWRTPRPWTNIMANRRFGLAVSQTGAGFTWIDNSQLAVITRWQQDLAQDSTGKFLYLRDAESGQTWSLSPAPVWPDFEHYECRHGIGYSTFVTQFAGIRAEWTLFAHARDTAEIWRVELRNTTERLRRLEICGYLEWNCGVSPSPRREFHKLFIETEFDAARRSIIARNHMWDVPARQFGHWNADFPYVSVFSTTEPVLSAQGDQAAFLGRYGNLRTPAALEQDVWKPRFGRFEDAIAAMRSTIELKPGQSRTVGYVLAVGESREAAGKLAGSLLRADVMETALHDAKAAWAELLAAQRIDTPEPTLNYLANDWIRYQAISGRIWGRAGYYQQSGAFGFRDQLQDSQVWLTIDPARCREQLNLHALHQFADGSVYHWWHPLTEQGHITTMTDDLLWLGFVAANYIRETGDLTVLADATPFLNEATPTALIEHIMRAFRRVFGRTSPRGIPYIGAGDWNDGLSACGLQERGESIWLGHFLVGLLADWSQIFRRAAAGGFRVHCPGFTGDWLTLAGEFEQRREQLIAAINAHGWDGEWYWRATLDSGEKIGSKSCRVGRIFLNAQTWAILNDVAPPDRARQCWDAVKTHLIRDVGALLLAPAYDQPVKEIGYITRYAPGLRENGGVYTHAATWAIAAACKMRDHETVGKLLTAINPALKDSERYWAEPFVLPGNVDGPESPYFGRGGWTWYTGSAQWLHRIVTQWVLGVRPEWDGLCVDPVLPPAWKQASMTRPWRGVMHEIEITRDAARSAGASVELTLDGKKQPDARIGVPASSSALRRVVACIR from the coding sequence ATGACCGCCCTTGTCACGCCGGATATTGCAGTCGTACCCGGGCACGCGGGCGCCGGGGTTCACGAATACGGCCGCTTCGAAGCCGAGGGGCGCGAGTTCGTCGTTACCGATTGGCGCACGCCGCGGCCGTGGACAAACATCATGGCCAACCGGCGCTTCGGGCTGGCCGTCAGCCAGACCGGGGCCGGATTCACGTGGATCGACAATTCGCAGCTCGCGGTCATCACGCGCTGGCAGCAGGACCTGGCCCAGGACAGCACGGGCAAGTTCCTTTACCTGCGCGACGCCGAGAGCGGGCAGACCTGGTCGCTCAGCCCGGCGCCGGTCTGGCCCGATTTCGAACACTACGAGTGTCGGCACGGGATCGGGTATTCGACGTTCGTCACGCAGTTCGCCGGCATCCGCGCGGAGTGGACGCTCTTCGCCCACGCGCGCGACACGGCCGAAATCTGGCGCGTCGAGCTGCGGAACACCACCGAGCGATTGCGGCGGCTTGAAATCTGCGGCTACCTCGAATGGAACTGCGGCGTCAGCCCGTCGCCGCGGCGTGAGTTTCACAAGCTTTTCATCGAGACGGAATTCGACGCGGCCCGCCGCTCGATCATCGCCCGCAATCACATGTGGGACGTCCCGGCCCGCCAGTTCGGACACTGGAACGCGGATTTTCCGTACGTCAGCGTTTTTTCGACGACCGAGCCGGTGCTATCGGCGCAGGGGGACCAGGCGGCGTTTCTGGGGCGCTATGGAAATCTCCGCACGCCGGCCGCGCTGGAGCAGGATGTCTGGAAACCGCGTTTCGGCAGATTCGAAGACGCCATCGCCGCCATGCGCAGCACGATCGAGCTGAAGCCCGGCCAGAGCCGGACGGTCGGCTATGTGCTGGCCGTCGGCGAATCGCGCGAGGCGGCCGGAAAGCTGGCCGGCTCGCTGCTGCGCGCGGATGTGATGGAGACGGCGCTGCACGACGCCAAAGCGGCGTGGGCCGAGCTGCTTGCGGCGCAGCGGATCGACACGCCCGAGCCGACGCTGAACTACCTGGCCAATGACTGGATTCGCTACCAGGCGATTTCAGGCCGCATCTGGGGCCGCGCCGGCTATTACCAGCAGAGCGGCGCGTTCGGTTTCCGCGACCAGCTTCAGGACTCGCAGGTCTGGCTGACGATCGACCCGGCCCGCTGCCGCGAGCAGCTAAACCTGCACGCGCTGCATCAATTCGCCGACGGCTCGGTCTATCACTGGTGGCACCCGCTGACCGAGCAGGGGCACATCACGACGATGACGGACGACCTGCTCTGGCTCGGCTTCGTCGCCGCCAACTACATTCGCGAGACCGGCGACCTGACGGTGCTGGCGGACGCGACGCCGTTCTTGAACGAGGCGACGCCGACGGCGCTGATCGAGCACATCATGCGCGCCTTTCGTCGCGTGTTTGGCCGAACGAGTCCGCGCGGGATTCCATACATCGGGGCCGGCGACTGGAACGACGGCCTGAGCGCCTGCGGGTTGCAGGAGCGCGGCGAGTCGATCTGGCTGGGGCATTTCCTGGTGGGGCTGCTGGCCGACTGGTCGCAGATTTTCCGCCGCGCCGCCGCCGGCGGGTTCCGGGTGCATTGTCCGGGATTCACGGGCGACTGGCTGACGCTGGCGGGCGAGTTCGAACAGCGTCGCGAGCAGCTCATTGCGGCGATCAATGCGCATGGCTGGGACGGCGAATGGTACTGGCGCGCGACGCTCGACAGCGGCGAGAAGATCGGCAGCAAGAGCTGCCGCGTCGGGCGGATTTTTCTCAACGCACAGACGTGGGCGATTCTGAATGACGTCGCGCCGCCCGATCGCGCCCGGCAGTGCTGGGACGCGGTCAAGACCCACCTGATCCGCGACGTCGGCGCGCTGCTGCTGGCCCCGGCGTACGACCAGCCGGTGAAGGAAATCGGCTACATCACGCGCTACGCCCCCGGCCTGCGCGAGAACGGCGGCGTCTACACGCACGCTGCGACGTGGGCGATCGCCGCCGCGTGCAAGATGCGCGATCACGAGACGGTCGGAAAGTTGCTCACGGCGATCAATCCGGCGCTCAAGGATTCGGAGCGCTACTGGGCGGAGCCGTTCGTATTGCCCGGAAACGTGGACGGCCCGGAATCCCCCTATTTCGGCCGCGGCGGGTGGACGTGGTACACCGGCTCGGCGCAGTGGCTGCATCGCATCGTGACGCAGTGGGTGCTGGGAGTGCGGCCGGAGTGGGACGGCCTGTGCGTCGATCCGGTCCTGCCGCCGGCGTGGAAGCAAGCATCCATGACTCGCCCGTGGCGCGGCGTGATGCACGAGATCGAGATCACGCGCGATGCGGCCCGCTCGGCCGGCGCGAGCGTTGAATTGACGCTGGACGGCAAAAAGCAGCCCGACGCGCGGATCGGCGTTCCGGCGAGTTCATCCGCGCTACGCCGCGTCGTCGCGTGCATTCGGTAG
- a CDS encoding Trypsin — MKNRLLTALGTAALTAAPLHAGLFLDQNGPYPYQVHIDMAAEFPFVGVVRFYESDGLLHHCSGVLRAPNKVLTAAHCMFEGDIGQPVTDVQFLIGADILNNPEEVVDVPSWIVHPAWAEVGGPGDLAILTLAQPVVSVQLASLFTGTFQFCNFNAGGGMPVTMVGYGRPGTSGSGYGEFDGNRRAGILHSDRFWFNRPNYYLGHFDDPYFPCGDPFTVMGTPGDSGGGWFVNDNGTWKLLGISAIVNGCYAVRCGATGAMRLDDFNGYRAWVFSHLEIRGDLNCDGAANVLDINPFVLALIDPTGYEQQFPGCPISNGDIDGDGSTNVLDINPFIDLLVGN; from the coding sequence ATGAAAAACAGGCTTCTCACCGCGCTGGGAACCGCCGCACTCACCGCGGCCCCGCTCCACGCCGGCCTGTTTCTCGATCAGAACGGCCCCTATCCCTACCAGGTCCACATCGACATGGCGGCGGAATTCCCCTTCGTCGGAGTCGTGCGATTCTACGAAAGCGACGGTCTGCTTCACCATTGCTCCGGCGTGTTGCGCGCTCCGAACAAGGTTCTCACGGCGGCGCATTGCATGTTCGAGGGGGACATCGGTCAGCCGGTGACTGACGTGCAGTTCCTGATCGGCGCGGACATCCTGAATAACCCTGAAGAGGTGGTCGACGTCCCGAGCTGGATCGTCCATCCGGCATGGGCCGAGGTCGGCGGGCCTGGTGACCTCGCGATCCTCACGCTGGCTCAGCCGGTCGTCAGCGTGCAACTGGCGTCTTTGTTCACCGGTACCTTTCAGTTCTGCAACTTCAACGCAGGCGGCGGCATGCCGGTCACGATGGTGGGCTATGGCCGGCCGGGCACGTCAGGTTCAGGATACGGCGAGTTCGACGGAAACCGGCGGGCGGGAATATTGCACTCGGACAGATTCTGGTTCAACCGCCCCAACTACTACCTGGGTCATTTCGACGATCCGTACTTTCCCTGCGGCGATCCGTTCACCGTTATGGGAACCCCGGGAGACAGCGGCGGCGGCTGGTTCGTGAACGACAATGGAACGTGGAAACTCCTGGGCATCAGCGCCATCGTCAACGGCTGCTACGCCGTCCGCTGCGGCGCGACCGGCGCCATGCGCCTTGACGACTTCAACGGCTACCGCGCCTGGGTGTTTTCCCACCTCGAAATCCGCGGCGACCTGAACTGCGACGGCGCCGCCAACGTGCTCGACATCAACCCCTTCGTCCTCGCGCTGATCGACCCGACCGGATACGAGCAGCAATTCCCCGGCTGCCCGATCAGCAACGGCGACATCGACGGCGACGGCTCGACAAACGTGCTGGACATCAACCCCTTCATCGATCTGCTCGTCGGTAATTGA
- a CDS encoding Transposase IS116/IS110/IS902 family protein, producing MEILFGCCGALDIHLKSIQAHVRRRNANGVVSSFAQRFGTTTAQILALGDWLAEHQVEKVAMEATGVYWKPIWNLLEDRFSLMLVNAQHFHNVPGRKTDVNDAAWLAQLLQCGLLRDSFVPPRPQRELRDLARQRTALVEDKSRVVNRIQKTLEDANIKLSSVASDVVGVSGRAMIRAMIAGQQDPAALADLARQRLRTKIPELREALRGGVRAHHRFMLKQLMDQLQMLEGQIEAFEARLDELLSNNREPIERLREIPGIDTTAARLILSEIGTDMSRFPSAAHLCAWAGVCPGNNESAGKCKSGRTRDGNRWLRRVLVQVAWAASQKKDSYFYAQHRRIAFRRGMKRATMAVARSILTTLYHMLKTGSDFIDLGVQFFDKLKPMRAVNSLVRRLEAIGYQVQLRPKVA from the coding sequence ATGGAGATTCTGTTTGGCTGCTGCGGCGCGTTGGACATTCATCTGAAGTCGATTCAGGCCCATGTGCGGCGACGGAACGCGAACGGAGTGGTCTCGTCGTTCGCGCAACGTTTCGGCACGACCACGGCCCAGATTCTGGCGCTGGGCGATTGGCTGGCTGAGCACCAGGTCGAGAAGGTCGCGATGGAGGCGACCGGCGTGTACTGGAAGCCGATCTGGAATCTGCTCGAGGATCGCTTCTCGTTGATGCTGGTCAATGCCCAGCACTTCCACAACGTGCCCGGACGCAAGACCGACGTCAACGACGCAGCCTGGCTGGCGCAGTTGTTGCAGTGCGGCCTGCTGCGCGACAGCTTCGTGCCGCCGCGGCCGCAGCGCGAGCTGCGCGATCTGGCCCGTCAACGGACCGCGCTGGTTGAGGACAAGAGCCGTGTGGTGAATCGAATCCAGAAGACGTTGGAAGACGCCAACATCAAGCTCTCCTCGGTCGCCAGCGACGTGGTCGGCGTCTCGGGTCGGGCCATGATCCGGGCCATGATCGCCGGCCAGCAGGACCCCGCCGCACTGGCCGATCTGGCACGCCAGCGGCTGCGGACCAAGATTCCCGAGCTGCGCGAGGCGCTGCGCGGCGGCGTGCGCGCGCACCATCGCTTCATGCTGAAGCAACTGATGGATCAGTTGCAGATGTTGGAAGGACAGATCGAGGCCTTCGAAGCGCGGCTCGACGAGCTGCTCTCCAACAACCGGGAGCCGATCGAACGCTTGCGCGAAATTCCCGGCATCGACACGACCGCCGCGCGTCTGATTCTGTCCGAGATCGGCACGGACATGAGCCGCTTCCCCTCCGCCGCACACCTGTGCGCCTGGGCGGGAGTTTGTCCCGGCAACAACGAAAGCGCCGGCAAATGCAAGAGCGGCCGAACCCGCGACGGCAACCGCTGGCTGCGGCGCGTGCTGGTGCAAGTGGCCTGGGCCGCGAGCCAGAAGAAGGACTCCTACTTCTACGCCCAGCACCGCCGCATCGCCTTCCGCCGCGGCATGAAGCGAGCCACGATGGCCGTCGCGCGCAGCATCCTGACCACGCTTTACCACATGCTGAAAACGGGCTCAGACTTCATCGACCTCGGCGTTCAGTTCTTCGACAAGCTCAAACCGATGCGGGCCGTCAACTCGCTTGTGCGTCGATTGGAGGCGATCGGATACCAAGTGCAACTCCGCCCCAAGGTAGCCTAG